gGTTGTGCAGGTCTTTCAGAACGTATACCGCAAGTATGGAGACTTTGGAGACTGGAGCACAGGCTACTAGGAAATGTATGACGTGGCAAGAAAAATAACAGTGATTTAAACCGCCCGTGGAGTTATTataatcttttattttaaactttgttcaagatttaaaaaaattcgaaaaatgtttaattagattttttttttaatttgtttatcaaaatttttagactttctattttaatttgtgTACACAGTTTTAAAGccctttaaattttagtacaacaaaCTTGAAGCGCAATTTGGAAGGAGGTCAAAAATTGTGTGTATTGATAATTTCTTTCCATGACGATGTTTTGCATTTCCTccgtataaaaactaaaaaaatgtcgtgtatttatatatgaaaaaatgattaaaaatcaacgaaaatttcaagtattctttgcgatattttctttagtCGAAATACCTCAAGGTGAAGATAAATTGGTTATGCCCACAAACTTGAACTTGTCTGAAGGCAAAACCAGAGTCACAAGTCGCCCAagttaataatataaattataaataccaGTTTAGATTAGATTTGCGGGGGTTGgataagtccaagcactcaatcTGGAAGcctattgtactacacccgaatAGATTACAGTAGAGAgaatagagagacaggatagataCAGTAAGGATGGTAAGACGGAAATATTCGTTTGAGGTCCCTCTGCCGTGAATCTTTCGATTTGAACTTTATCCGTACTCAGTAGATCGCACTTCAAccgcctaagtctgattctagaaaacgccggacagctacagagaaaaagCTCTGCAGTGTCTTCGTTTTCACTACAAGATAGGCACATTGGGCCGccaatgattcccatggtaCCCATATGCTGATCACAGGCGTTCTGCCctatgattacacccaccagtactctcagatcCTTCCTACTAAGGTTTAGGAGAAAAGtcgctaatttcctgtttggttctttcacaaagcacttgactATACTAAGAAGTCAATAAGtcatcaatccatagttgaatcctTGACGAATTTACACCCTGAAAAGGTTTAGGATCGAGTAGTAGGCTTGCAGAgctttcattagccagtttatcagtaCAGGGAGCGAGTAATGCCACAATTTTCGGCCACCCAAATAAGACGAGCTTTGTTCTGTTttacaacactgttcagttttgtctacatccaccgactaatttcgaagagcagcctgggttagcaagggctatTAGTGCAGCTTAACTGCCACTACAAATTCCATCGTAGGAGTACTTTGTCTTCATCTAAGTACTATCCAGATTCGTTACCATCACTGCTTTTGCATCCATCGGTGTAGAAAGCGTACTGCAATCCCGTTATTAAGTTCTCTGGGCTCAACCATTGATCTCTAACGGGGATCAAAacgtcatacttcctaccgaagctaacgtaaGACACCCGATCGCCCGCTGGCATCGCGAACAGTGTGCACcaaccgctccgacaactggtggcatATCTAactaaaaaacagttacttgtGGCAcataattgattatttttagtTAGTTTTACACTGCCCTGTACTTTAATCTTTCTTATCGCTCTTTGATTACATTTcgccaaaatttaatttttactagagTCATTCAGACATAGTAATGCGCTTTTGCTGATAGTTTTCGAGCGGGTGTATTGGCAGAAGGTTGAAAAAAGGGTgcaaatttccataaaattcttttgaaaatgtcGCAACTCGCAGTACGCGCCCTGAGCCCACAACTCCAGCAAGCTGCTATTACCCAGTTGCACGAGGTGCCTGAACGTGTTGCAGCCGACATAGAGGCGCTACGCACTTGGATCCAACAACAGCCGCATTTGCGTGCACGTGAGGATGATCAATTTCTGCTTAGCTTTCTGCGTGGCTGCAAatacagtttggaaaaggcaaaaCTTAAGATTGATAAATTCTACACATTACGCACAAAATATCCGGAATTCTTTGCCGTCAACGATGTGGACGATGAGAAGCTTCGAAAGCTCATTAATTGCGGGTATGCTACTCTGTCAATCAAGCAGCGTCTGTCAGTCATTTACATTCGTGAAAAATTaaactatttgtatttttttcgtaGCATCCTCGTTTATTTGCCAACACCTCTATTTGAGTGTGGGCCACGTATTGCTTATCTGCGCAGTGGCGTTTACTCAGCTGATGAATTTAAAGTAGACGATGTTGCGCGTGCCATGGAGGGCATACAAGAGATTTTACTACTCGAGGATGACTATGCGGTGGTCTATGGTGTGGTTAGTATAGTTGATCTGGAAAAGGCGAGTATGGCACATTTTATGCTAATGACGCCAACCAGTCTGAAAAAGATGGTCGTGTTCTCAGAAGAAGCTTTGCCATTGCGAACAAAGGGGGCGCACTTCATAAATACACAAAGCGGTTTCGAAACGttcttcaatttatttaagCCAATGCTGCCGAAGAAGAGCCAAAAGAGGGTAAGTGATTGGTATGCGATGAAGGGAGTGAGTGGAGGGTTGAGTTGTAGTGCtatctataaaaaaagtgaGGAGAGGTTTGAATTCTAATGCAAAAAAGTGAGCTGATGTGATAAATTGTCCAAAACACAGAAACTGtgaaagaatattttaaactctTTGGAAGATGAGCTACCTGGCACTCcaattatttattgcatttttttttcgtgttaAGAAAAGTTTCCCCCGGAAGCGaacgcttgttgttgttgctgtagcagtataaacatttcccatacatgcacggggaatgctgctggagtgacagtccttgaccggatataaatccgggcagTTCCGGCAACGTAGAACCAACAGCCATGGGAAACCAACGCTTCTTACGTGACGCTGCAGGAAGGGGGATGACATTACCACAATGAGCTAGCTGGTGTATACAAAATCATTGCTGCCCTTGAGAATAGTTTAAAGTTCAACAACAATCAAATTTTCTCACATGCAACTCATCGCTAGTAAGTTTGATGTGTCGCTTTCCGGTTACGCGGCCATCAGTCTACCGCGAGAAGGTGTTCACTATGGCACGGCAGTAGGGGAAAAATCGAATTAGTGTTGCAATGATATACCATAGATGATTAGTGTCTGGATCAGGTCGAACAAGATATATACTGGGTCGAGCATCCttggttaggtgtttggccgaggtttTCCTCCAACTTGGGGTATTCGCCTTAATTTTGTCTTATAAATGAAGTgacctatttttttttgcaactccGAGCgacaaatgatttttataagGATTTTTTTAGCATAGCAGAAATGCAAACGGGAGTTTGCCATTACCAgccaaccgctattagaaacatatttttctttaatttggtgATTGATTTCGACCAGAAATGGTAGGTTTAAGATAGTATAATCTAGGTGGCATGAAACCAGACGTAGACCTTTTAGTCCATAGTGATAGCAGTTGGACTGCGACCCTTGAAGTAAACACTAGGTCacatggttgaagtgccagtccgGCACTCCTCAAGAAGCACTGAAACGCCGTTTTGATAAAACACTAAGTAAGTATAGAATATCAGCGCTCTTTGAGATGTTTTCTAGGTTATCAAATTAGGAGAGCCCCAgcgcttaaggggtcccggtggtctacagctcgaaaatttaggatattttcaggcatttttttttttacaaaaaaaaattaaaaagatttttaaattttttaggctttttatttaacttcttttacatacatgaaaatgaaaatagttctttttatttcaataattttaaaaatggcgttcaagtttatatataaggttgtcaaaaaagtcttgcggtatttttattgaattttcaattgttcataaaattggttgtatatatgtatataattggcgcgtacaccctttttgggtgtttggccgagatcctcctcctatttgtggtgttcgtcttgatgttgttccacaaatggagggacctacagtttcaagccgactccgaacggcagatatttttatgaggagtttttcatggcagaaatacactcggaggtttgccattgcctgccgaggggcgaccgctataaaacatttttctaatagaaaTAATTGATTAATTCTATATAGTACGTGCGATAGTCATTTTAgctgtgaacaacatattaaaattttagacgattcggttgaatagttctttttttttgacaacaccaggccgaaagaagtagttttgagataattgagtttaaagttttgaccaTTAATATGCGATCATTGATGCCTTCCAAATTtggcagtatattcttaaaagcctatactttcgaaatatcaaaaaaaaaccaattttgtgACAATTCTAGACCGCCGGAACCCCTTAAGTCACCACAGAGTAGACACAAGGAGATATCCAAGGTTTACCCTGTTCTTTGCCCATTATACTTCCTACTTATGTGAGTAGGTATGTCATAAGTGATGATTCCCGTTTTGCATACAGGTCTCGCTAGCAAGATGTTGTTAGGCAGATACTGGGTTTTGCTGGTGACCAAATTTGGGTAGGAGAATATTTTCTATGACATAAATTTATGCTGCTTTGCATTACAAAATTACTTTTCCCGAAATATTTCGTACTCATCCCTTTACAATCATTACTTACAATCTACTTTTCTTCGTTCCTTTAAACATCGCTCCCTACTTCACTTTCAGCTCTCTGTGCACGGTAACAATTTGGATAAACTTTACGAACACGTCCCATTGAAATATTTACCCAAAGAATGTGGTGGTGAGAATGGTTCCATTGCGGAGGGCATTGTCGAGCTGAATAAGAAACTTGATGAATACCGAAACTATTTCAAGGAAAATGCACAATATGGCACCGATGAGACACTGCGTGTGGGAGAAACCACGGATTTCGATAATCTCTTCGGAACACAGGGTTCGTTTAGAAAGTTAGAAGTGGATTAAATTATAAACGAAAAAAccatatatattacatacatacatatatatgtattcatatgattgtatgtgcaaatttattatatttcgttcATATATGCACAGGTATAAAACTAAAGATTAGCTAATTTTAAATGACTATTATTTTGTGGCGATTGAAGCTTATCTGGTAGCCAGGCAATCAATTGTTATTTGatcataaaatatatgatatgtatgtacatatgtacctatgtatgaatggaaaaattaaaaaaaaattatttttgataatcaAGACTTTAATTTTCTGTGTTACTAGTCTAAgtgttttgttaaaataaaataaaagataagcAACCGGCTTATTTTCATGCTTCTCTGTTTTGATGACATTCTTATCAATTTATCATTCTGCCGAAGGTACGTAACTATAaactccaaaaacaaaacaactttcAGTGGGTACTCCAGTTGAGCACAAAAAGTTGTGCTTGGCTTCAACAAAAACATTATATTGCACAATATTTTTGCACAAACACAAAGTATGTGCTAGAAATACATGTTGCGCAACTTTGTTGCTAGCAACAAAAGGCTGGTTATAACAGAGAATGTTTATATCATTTGTACTGAAATATTTAACAGTAACATTTACACCTTCTcattcattaaaatattctgataGAATTGAGACATTGGCTTGGTGAGTAGTTGTCATTAATGCTAAATTTTGGGAATTTCACTTGTTTACTCTGTTATGTACAACCAAAAGAGAACGAAAGTAATGAAGCtgctgaaatataaaaaaaaatccatgctTATCATAAGTTGCGGTTAGGGAACAATAAAATTGCAGAAGACGACTGGCTACTTAACGAGCTAAGAACCATATTTTTCGCGATATTGAttcgctgtacgtatttgaatataaatcgaAAAGTTAAGGGAGTTTCATTATGAAACTTGCAACGATTACTGagctaataaaaaagaaataaaaaaatctaagagatttaaaaaaaacaattataataaaattttgcttcccaaaacattttgttaaaaaaattttcacatttttttttaaatatataatattttattaaaacaaaaactggtaatttgtttttacaaaattttttctaaagaacCAAAGATacataaattatcaaaaaatccaagaggaaatttaaaaaaaaaattataatatatacaataaaacaaattataataaagttgacaaaatctttttttattttattttttatttttaagggtggttaaatttcaagggccgatgttgaatgtgaaccacacctaaacgtcaaatttcttttctgcatttcgtttcacatttttcaatttcagactaattcaatttgaaccatggaaagatacacaatcgagcaatgcgttaaagttattcaggcttattatgaaaacgggcgttcaaatcaaaatgcatatcgcgcacttcgtgaagaaaatcatcttcagtcatgaggcacattttcacctcagtggattcgtcaataagcagaattaccgcatttgggcgaatgataatccaagagtgattgccgaaacaccaaagcacccacaaagagtgactgtttgttgcggtttatgggccggcggcatcattgggccgtattttttccaaaatgagaccggtcaggcagttactgtgaatagtgttcgctatcgtgagatgataacgaactttttatggccccaattggaagatatggatgtggacgatatgtggtttcaacaggacggtgccacttgtcacacagctatcGAAACAATGGCACTTTTgctcgaaaaatttgatgaccgaataatctcacgtcgcggcgatgtcaattggctgccaagatcatgtgatttgacaccaccgttggacttccttctttggggttatttgaaagaaaaggtgtacgtcgataacaacaattcaagagctaaaggatgagataattcggcacattaacggcatagaacctcaattatgcctcagcgtcagggataatttggaccatcggatggaggtgtgccgcctaGGTCGCGCCGGCCATtttgccgatattttgtttcatacgtaattgagtcacaccaatattatcataatgaagagaaattacaataacttcctaaaatattgtattttattcaaaatcaacagcggcctttgaaacttaaccagcctttataatatatttcattaaaaaataccaGGAAATTTATCTTTTACCACAGTACCAAAGAACCGaagatacatattttaattacaaaaaaatattaaaagaattaaattatatattaatttaaatttaatattaaaactaaattatcAAGAAATCTTAGAGGgaactttattcaaaaaataataataataaatataataaataatataaaaaaattataataattttgacaaaagttttttcacaaatattttttttaataatatatttcatttaaaataaatggaaatttttcttttattaaaatttagaaagaatcgaaaatacaaattttaatttaaaaagctgtaataataaataaaaaattaaatttaatattacaataaaaagaaattatgaaaaactcTAAGaggaaattttcttcaaaaaaattgtaatgaaattttgctgtccaaaaaattttaacaaatattttccaaaaattttttttaagacaaTTAAGACATTCCTCATGTCAGTAACTTTAGCCGCTGTT
The sequence above is drawn from the Anastrepha obliqua isolate idAnaObli1 chromosome 4, idAnaObli1_1.0, whole genome shotgun sequence genome and encodes:
- the LOC129246039 gene encoding alpha-tocopherol transfer protein-like, with translation MSQLAVRALSPQLQQAAITQLHEVPERVAADIEALRTWIQQQPHLRAREDDQFLLSFLRGCKYSLEKAKLKIDKFYTLRTKYPEFFAVNDVDDEKLRKLINCGILVYLPTPLFECGPRIAYLRSGVYSADEFKVDDVARAMEGIQEILLLEDDYAVVYGVVSIVDLEKASMAHFMLMTPTSLKKMVVFSEEALPLRTKGAHFINTQSGFETFFNLFKPMLPKKSQKRLSVHGNNLDKLYEHVPLKYLPKECGGENGSIAEGIVELNKKLDEYRNYFKENAQYGTDETLRVGETTDFDNLFGTQGSFRKLEVD